One Syngnathus acus chromosome 13, fSynAcu1.2, whole genome shotgun sequence genomic window carries:
- the rtn4rl1b gene encoding reticulon-4 receptor-like 1b yields the protein MFKRGCGLEFLLVLCGLEFSWSCPRHCICYTAPSTVSCQAHNFLTVPEGIPPDSERIFLQNNKIHRLLRGHFSTNTVTLWIYSNNITYIEPSTFRGFTLLEELDLGDNRHLRSLAEDTFHGLSRLNALHLYRCGLSSLPNNIFQGLRSLQYLHLQQNHLKFLQDDTFADLHNLSHLFLHGNHLWRLNQNTFRGLNALDRLLLHQNQIEWVHHLAFHDLKRLTTLYLFNNSLMQLSGESLDTLPSLEYLRLNDNPWSCDCKALTLWEWLKRFRGSTSTVVCQAPVDMVGNDLKDLRKENFSSCSSSSESRAQTNNLSGTVSPPSMNRGVVAGSGGQSNVVNPSRAGRPRNCSKNRNRGSKSKGDNEVHHSKEVMADKEDSSPDFSDGGKHDHTSPDGTVTRRKHKCVPRTTVRPPSGVQQANNRATSFRPLLYVFALAVALTTTNIDIILR from the exons GCTGTGGGCTAGAGTTCCTGCTGGTTCTCTGCGGCCTGGAGTTTTCCTGGTCCTGCCCGCGTCACTGTATCTGCTACACGGCACCCAGCACCGTCTCCTGCCAGGCCCACAACTTCCTGACGGTCCCCGAAGGCATCCCGCCTGATAGCGAACGGATCTTCCTGCAGAACAACAAGATCCACCGGTTGCTCCGAGGTCACTTCAGCACCAACACGGTGACTCTCTGGATTTACTCCAACAACATCACGTACATCGAGCCGTCGACGTTCCGCGGCTTCACGCTACTCGAGGAGCTGGATCTGGGAGATAACCGCCACCTGCGTTCCCTGGCTGAAGACACCTTCCACGGGTTGAGCCGGCTGAATGCTCTGCACCTGTACCGCTGCGGACTTAGCTCGCTCCCGAATAACATCTTTCAAGGATTAAGGAGCCTGCAGTATCTCCACTTGCAG CAAAATCATCTGAAATTCCTGCAGGATGACACATTCGCTGACCTCCATAACCTGAGCCACCTGTTCCTCCACGGAAATCATCTATGGAGACTCAACCAGAACACTTTTCGGGGTCTGAACGCCCTGGATCGTCTGCTTTTGCACCAAAACCAGATCGAGTGGGTTCACCACCTGGCGTTCCACGACCTCAAACGTCTCACCACCCTCTATCTGTTTAACAACTCCCTCATGCAACTGTCAGGAGAGAGCCTGGACACGTTGCCCTCTCTGGAGTACTTGCGTCTCAATGACAACCCCTGGTCATGTGACTGCAAGGCCCTCACGCTGTGGGAGTGGCTGAAACGATTCAGGGGCTCGACGTCCACGGTGGTCTGCCAGGCGCCTGTGGACATGGTTGGGAACGATCTGAAGGATCTGCGCAAGGAGAACTTCTCCAGCTGTTCCTCAAGTTCTGAATCCAGAGCCCAGACCAACAACTTATCCGGCACGGTCAGCCCGCCATCCATGAATCGCGGGGTAGTGGCGGGCTCTGGGGGCCAGAGCAACGTGGTGAACCCCTCCAGGGCCGGCCGTCCTCGCAACTGCTCAAAGAACCGCAATCGAGGGAGCAAGAGCAAGGGTGACAACGAGGTCCACCACTCCAAGGAGGTCATGGCAGACAAGGAGGATTCTTCTCCGGATTTTTCCGACGGAGGAAAACACGACCATACGTCCCCTGACGGCACCGTCACGAGAAGAAAGCACAAGTGTGTTCCCCGGACCACTGTTCGACCCCCGAGCGGGGTTCAACAAGCCAACAACAGGGCAACCTCATTCCGGCCTTTATTGTACGTCTTCGCCCTCGCGGTTGCCTTGACGACAACAAATATTGACATTATTCTGCGCTGA